A portion of the Stigmatella aurantiaca DW4/3-1 genome contains these proteins:
- a CDS encoding HD domain-containing phosphohydrolase: MDRILVVDDDVRILAALSRIFVAEGYEVVTHSDPVQAAREEGFQVVLTDFMMPYLNGIELLGALREKNPRAVRLMLTAAADFRTASEAVNRGEVYRLLGKPWTLSDLTSSVRQAFEHYRLVEMNARLTREVAEKNEELTVINQSLERHVVERTTGLLDGLISALDYRDTETQWHSRRVSLYARRLAQESGLTGVALDIVEQGALLHDIGKIGVRDSILLKPGPLTPEEWEEMRKHPEFGYRMLAKIPYLHDASLIVLQHQERWDGKGYPEKLSGKSIVVGARIFAIVDALDAITSDRPYRKGRSLQVAKDEIQRCAGTQFDPVLAEAFLRIPDEEWLRIRSEVEAMEADEIRRFGSQVQLSLTPLATGT, from the coding sequence ATGGACCGCATCCTCGTGGTGGATGACGACGTGCGCATCCTCGCCGCGCTCTCCCGGATCTTCGTGGCTGAGGGCTATGAGGTAGTCACCCACAGCGATCCCGTTCAAGCCGCCCGGGAGGAAGGGTTTCAGGTCGTCCTCACGGACTTCATGATGCCGTACCTCAATGGCATCGAGCTGCTGGGGGCACTGCGGGAGAAAAACCCCCGCGCGGTGCGGCTGATGCTGACGGCCGCCGCCGATTTCCGCACTGCGTCAGAGGCCGTCAACCGCGGAGAGGTGTACCGGCTGCTGGGCAAGCCATGGACCCTGTCGGACCTGACCAGCAGCGTGCGCCAGGCCTTCGAGCACTACCGGCTGGTGGAGATGAACGCGCGGCTCACGCGCGAGGTGGCCGAGAAGAACGAGGAGCTGACGGTCATCAACCAGAGCCTGGAGCGCCATGTGGTGGAGCGCACCACCGGACTGCTCGATGGGCTCATCAGCGCCCTGGACTACCGGGACACGGAGACCCAGTGGCACTCCCGGCGCGTCTCGCTCTATGCCCGGAGGCTGGCCCAGGAGAGTGGCCTGACAGGGGTCGCGCTGGACATCGTCGAGCAGGGCGCGCTGCTCCATGACATCGGCAAGATCGGTGTGCGCGACTCCATCCTGCTCAAACCCGGGCCGCTGACGCCCGAGGAGTGGGAGGAGATGCGCAAGCACCCGGAGTTCGGCTACCGGATGCTGGCGAAGATCCCCTACCTGCACGACGCCTCGCTCATCGTCCTCCAGCACCAGGAGCGCTGGGACGGCAAGGGCTATCCCGAGAAGCTCTCCGGGAAGTCCATCGTCGTTGGCGCCCGTATCTTCGCCATCGTGGATGCCCTGGACGCCATCACCTCGGACCGGCCCTACCGCAAGGGCCGCTCGCTCCAGGTGGCCAAGGATGAAATCCAGCGCTGCGCGGGCACGCAGTTCGATCCCGTGCTCGCCGAGGCCTTCCTCCGGATCCCCGACGAGGAATGGCTCCGGATCCGCTCCGAAGTCGAAGCCATGGAAGCCGATGAAATCCGGCGCTTTGGCAGCCAGGTCCAGCTCTCCCTCACCCCGCTCGCCACCGGCACCTGA
- a CDS encoding AAA family ATPase — protein MPSDTPLSRLTAALEATVIGQPHVIADLVTAFLARGHVLLEGVPGVAKTLTARSMAAALGLAFTRVQFTPDLMPSDILGTNVFHPADNAFRLVRGPVFTEVLVADEINRTPPKTQAALLEAMEERQVTIDGVTHPLPPSFFVVATQNPLELEGTYPLPEAQLDRFLMRVRVGYPEAASEVAMLRGFHHREGKPATVDRVLEPSTLAELQLRAARVTCDESILSYVVTLIRQTRAHPRIRLGASPRSAQAVLAAAKARAALRGTDFVTPDDVKDVVPSVLNHRLLLKAEAEVEGVTADEVLKQTLEQVQVPR, from the coding sequence ATGCCCAGCGATACGCCCCTTTCCCGCCTCACCGCGGCGCTCGAAGCCACGGTGATTGGCCAGCCCCACGTCATCGCGGATCTGGTGACCGCTTTCCTCGCGCGTGGCCATGTGCTGCTGGAGGGTGTCCCCGGCGTGGCCAAGACGCTCACCGCCCGCAGCATGGCCGCCGCGCTCGGCCTTGCCTTCACCCGCGTCCAGTTCACCCCGGACCTGATGCCCAGCGACATCCTCGGCACCAACGTCTTCCACCCCGCGGACAACGCCTTCCGGTTGGTGCGCGGCCCCGTCTTCACCGAAGTGCTGGTGGCCGATGAGATCAACCGCACCCCGCCCAAGACCCAGGCGGCCCTCCTGGAGGCCATGGAGGAGCGCCAGGTGACCATCGACGGCGTCACCCACCCGCTGCCGCCCTCCTTCTTCGTGGTGGCCACGCAGAACCCGCTGGAGCTGGAAGGCACCTACCCTCTGCCAGAGGCGCAGCTCGACCGGTTTCTCATGCGCGTGCGCGTGGGCTATCCGGAGGCCGCGTCCGAGGTGGCCATGCTCCGGGGCTTCCACCACCGCGAGGGAAAGCCCGCCACGGTGGACCGCGTGCTGGAGCCCTCCACGCTCGCGGAGTTGCAGCTCCGGGCCGCTCGGGTCACCTGCGACGAGTCCATCCTCTCTTATGTGGTGACGCTCATCCGCCAGACACGCGCCCATCCCCGGATCCGCCTCGGGGCCTCACCCCGCTCGGCGCAAGCGGTGCTCGCGGCGGCCAAGGCCCGCGCGGCCCTGAGGGGCACGGACTTCGTCACCCCGGACGACGTGAAGGACGTGGTCCCCAGCGTCCTCAACCACCGCCTGCTGCTCAAGGCCGAGGCCGAGGTCGAAGGCGTCACCGCGGACGAAGTGCTGAAACAGACGCTGGAGCAGGTGCAGGTCCCCCGGTGA
- a CDS encoding peptidylprolyl isomerase, with amino-acid sequence MFHLLSRLCACAVVLLSPVACVRAVPLPGMGDTEALARVEDWEDRRSLGEGQLVAWARGEKGQAVQVRALRALARLQDATTLEAILAGLSASEPSVRDEAAFAAGELALSWEPLPDELKLRMTEALREAEARESEEGVRRTLFESFSKLGTAGAIQRLIERVAEGHASAGRAALALGVSGRRGASLAEVPLEPVGALLAASQPVETRHGAAYLLVYLKRPAALELLRRCLADADPDVRALCAKGFVEGGGTEDTAALARLLEDSVPRVRAEAARTLSLLAAACVAPCAPLEALGALRKSAPRVASGDSASAHALLAVAQQGLPQAGRPVLEALRRSLAEAGPPVSELAADDVAWIDCRLAAAMDRQTGALAEVLRCGNGRVAEARRLALGLRELARAQVPEGARDAVPALHHPDARVRLAALEAVGARPVPEAVEPVRALLKSEDPVVAGMAAATVGKLKVLDALPDVRALAVRVAREPDLAEPVAGALVGLEGKAAEPALRVWLDHPHANVRRVAAEALTGLTGQPVRSVRVESPPGTGRPSAAPPGATLIFRTRKGDITVALDAGQAPLTSGNLDALARQGYFRGLSFHRVVPDFVAQGGDPRGDGEGGPGYSIRCEMTRRVYQRGVIGMALSGKDTGGSQFFFTHAPQPHLDGRYTAFGEVTAGMEVVDALLEGDVILEVRAAP; translated from the coding sequence ATGTTCCACTTGCTTTCGCGTCTGTGCGCCTGCGCCGTGGTGCTGCTCTCCCCCGTGGCATGTGTCCGGGCGGTTCCGCTCCCTGGAATGGGGGACACCGAGGCGCTGGCCCGTGTGGAGGACTGGGAGGATCGCCGCTCGCTGGGGGAGGGACAGCTTGTGGCCTGGGCGCGAGGGGAGAAGGGCCAGGCGGTGCAGGTCCGGGCGTTGCGTGCGCTGGCGCGGCTTCAAGACGCCACCACGCTGGAGGCCATCCTCGCGGGGCTGTCAGCCTCCGAGCCTTCTGTCCGGGACGAGGCCGCCTTCGCCGCCGGGGAGCTGGCGCTCTCCTGGGAGCCCTTGCCGGACGAGCTGAAACTCCGGATGACGGAGGCGCTGCGCGAAGCAGAGGCGAGGGAGTCCGAGGAGGGCGTCCGGAGGACACTCTTCGAGTCCTTCAGCAAGCTGGGGACGGCGGGGGCAATTCAACGGCTCATCGAGCGGGTGGCAGAGGGGCACGCCAGTGCGGGCAGGGCCGCGCTGGCCTTGGGCGTGTCTGGACGCCGGGGGGCCTCCCTCGCGGAGGTGCCGCTGGAGCCCGTGGGGGCGCTGCTCGCGGCGAGCCAACCCGTGGAGACACGTCATGGCGCTGCCTATCTGTTGGTCTACCTGAAGCGGCCTGCCGCGCTGGAGCTGCTGCGGCGCTGTCTCGCCGATGCGGACCCGGACGTGAGGGCCCTCTGTGCGAAGGGCTTCGTGGAGGGGGGAGGGACCGAGGACACGGCGGCCCTGGCGCGTCTGCTGGAGGACTCCGTTCCCCGCGTGAGGGCGGAAGCGGCCCGGACGCTGAGCCTCCTGGCCGCGGCCTGCGTTGCCCCGTGCGCGCCGCTGGAGGCGTTGGGAGCCTTGCGGAAGAGTGCCCCGCGAGTGGCCTCGGGGGATTCCGCGTCCGCGCATGCGCTCCTGGCCGTTGCTCAGCAGGGGCTCCCCCAGGCTGGGCGTCCGGTGCTGGAAGCCCTTCGGCGCTCTCTGGCGGAGGCAGGGCCGCCCGTGTCGGAACTCGCGGCCGATGACGTGGCATGGATCGACTGTCGGCTCGCCGCGGCGATGGATCGGCAGACAGGTGCCCTCGCGGAGGTGTTGCGCTGTGGAAACGGACGGGTGGCCGAAGCGCGGCGGCTGGCGTTGGGCCTGCGCGAGCTGGCCCGGGCCCAGGTGCCGGAGGGCGCTCGGGATGCGGTGCCGGCCCTGCACCATCCAGACGCGAGGGTGCGCCTGGCGGCCCTGGAGGCGGTGGGTGCCCGTCCTGTTCCCGAGGCGGTGGAGCCTGTGCGGGCCCTCTTGAAATCAGAGGATCCGGTGGTGGCGGGCATGGCGGCGGCCACGGTGGGAAAGCTGAAGGTCCTCGACGCCCTGCCGGACGTGCGTGCGCTGGCGGTGCGGGTGGCGCGGGAGCCCGATCTGGCGGAGCCCGTGGCGGGGGCCCTTGTGGGGCTGGAGGGCAAGGCCGCCGAGCCCGCGCTGCGCGTGTGGCTGGATCACCCGCACGCCAACGTGCGCCGCGTGGCGGCGGAGGCCCTGACTGGGCTGACGGGACAGCCCGTACGCTCCGTGCGCGTGGAATCGCCTCCTGGGACGGGTCGGCCTTCTGCCGCGCCTCCGGGCGCCACGCTGATCTTCCGCACCCGCAAGGGGGACATCACCGTCGCGCTGGACGCAGGGCAGGCGCCGCTCACCTCGGGCAACCTCGATGCGTTGGCCCGGCAGGGGTATTTCCGGGGGCTCTCCTTCCACCGCGTGGTGCCTGATTTCGTCGCGCAGGGCGGCGATCCGCGAGGGGACGGGGAGGGGGGGCCTGGCTATTCCATCCGGTGCGAGATGACGCGGCGAGTCTACCAGCGCGGCGTCATCGGCATGGCGCTGTCGGGAAAGGACACGGGGGGCAGCCAGTTCTTCTTCACGCACGCGCCGCAGCCCCACTTGGACGGCCGTTACACCGCCTTTGGCGAGGTGACGGCGGGCATGGAGGTGGTGGACGCCTTGCTCGAGGGCGACGTCATCCTGGAGGTGCGCGCGGCCCCTTGA
- a CDS encoding MaoC family dehydratase N-terminal domain-containing protein, protein MLDKNAIGRLSPPTLNEVEKGAIRRFAEALGDYNPIYYDEEYARASGYPTIVAPPTFPASFHSAADLRELLGVGIKSLLHAEQGFEYERPIFAGDRIYVATKVADVLERSGPAGKMDVAVIEDEGRDEEGNLVFRARRTLIVRAAKENP, encoded by the coding sequence ATGTTGGACAAGAATGCGATCGGCCGGTTGTCGCCGCCGACGCTCAATGAGGTCGAGAAGGGTGCCATCCGGCGCTTTGCCGAGGCGCTCGGCGATTACAACCCCATCTACTACGACGAGGAGTACGCCCGAGCCTCGGGGTACCCCACCATCGTGGCGCCACCCACCTTCCCCGCGTCCTTCCACTCCGCTGCGGATCTGCGCGAGTTGCTCGGCGTGGGCATCAAGAGCCTGCTGCATGCCGAGCAGGGTTTCGAGTACGAGCGCCCCATCTTCGCCGGGGACCGCATCTACGTCGCCACGAAGGTGGCCGACGTGCTCGAGCGCTCGGGGCCCGCTGGGAAGATGGACGTCGCGGTCATCGAGGACGAGGGCCGGGACGAGGAGGGAAACCTCGTCTTCCGCGCCCGCCGCACCCTCATTGTCCGCGCTGCCAAGGAGAACCCCTGA
- a CDS encoding MaoC family dehydratase, with product MPARKLYFEAIRVGDELPALAKAPVDRVQLSRYAGASGDYNPVHVDELYAKSVGMPSVYAPGMLIMGMLGQLISDWARGGQLRRYGVRFIKMVWPGDTVVCKGRVSDRHGSGGRYFVEIDLWAENQRGELLMKGQAAIQLFYSLEDENRQRSGQSPIVVEVPRESILTPAPNADAAPATEETGAKKAPGSKKSAKTATALPEDPEAARKPKK from the coding sequence ATGCCCGCGCGCAAGCTCTACTTCGAAGCCATCCGTGTCGGCGATGAGCTGCCGGCGCTCGCCAAGGCGCCGGTGGACCGTGTCCAGCTGTCCCGCTACGCGGGCGCCAGCGGCGACTACAACCCCGTCCACGTGGACGAGCTCTATGCCAAGAGCGTGGGCATGCCCTCCGTCTACGCGCCCGGAATGCTCATCATGGGCATGCTGGGCCAGCTCATCAGCGACTGGGCCCGGGGCGGGCAGCTGCGCCGCTACGGCGTGCGCTTCATCAAGATGGTGTGGCCGGGCGACACCGTCGTCTGCAAGGGCCGGGTGAGTGATCGCCACGGCTCGGGCGGCCGCTACTTCGTCGAGATCGACTTGTGGGCGGAGAATCAGCGCGGCGAGCTGCTGATGAAGGGCCAGGCCGCCATCCAGCTCTTCTATTCGCTGGAGGACGAGAACCGGCAGCGCTCCGGCCAGAGCCCCATCGTGGTCGAGGTGCCGCGCGAGAGCATCCTCACCCCGGCCCCCAACGCCGACGCCGCTCCGGCAACCGAGGAGACAGGGGCCAAGAAGGCGCCCGGCTCCAAGAAGTCCGCCAAGACGGCCACGGCGCTTCCGGAAGATCCCGAGGCCGCCCGCAAGCCCAAGAAGTAA
- a CDS encoding Smr/MutS family protein produces MSRRTRPPPSEASAPETPFDEDVVEIPIDGNLDLHLFQPREVKELVTEYLWACRQKGLLDVRIVHGKGTGALRKTVHSVLPRLSTVESFRSAEERDGGWGATWVRLKPLPPGAEQEDPPREP; encoded by the coding sequence ATGAGCCGAAGGACTCGCCCACCACCGTCGGAAGCGTCGGCCCCCGAAACTCCCTTCGATGAGGATGTGGTCGAAATTCCCATCGATGGAAACCTCGATTTGCATCTTTTCCAGCCTCGGGAAGTAAAAGAGCTGGTCACCGAGTACCTCTGGGCGTGCCGCCAGAAAGGCCTGCTGGACGTCCGCATCGTTCACGGCAAAGGGACAGGTGCACTGCGAAAAACCGTACACAGTGTGCTACCTCGGTTATCCACCGTGGAATCCTTCCGGTCCGCGGAAGAGCGCGATGGAGGCTGGGGCGCCACTTGGGTGCGGCTCAAACCATTGCCCCCCGGAGCGGAGCAAGAAGACCCGCCCCGTGAGCCCTGA
- a CDS encoding dihydrodipicolinate reductase, producing the protein MAKAPTGPVPVVVMGLGFIGQEIARAALASSEVELIGAVDTHPALVGRPLSDVLGQPASKLKVSDSLEKALGRRKGGVLLHATGSRLPHIMDQLLEALKLGVPVVSTCEELAFPFLKHPELAETLEKAAQEAGVAVLGTGVNPGFLMDRLVATVGQACGPVRKVTVTRVVDARTRREALQRKVGAGLSEEEFFELVDKEQLGHVGLLESAALCALGLGLDCDDYEEEVAPVFAEEDISGGAFAVRQGRVAGMFQSVVGFEEGQERVRLELTIAVGAEDPKDRIEIDADPRLVVEIPGGVAGDRATAHTLVNAAPRLTAAEAGLLTVLELPAGR; encoded by the coding sequence ATGGCGAAAGCGCCCACAGGGCCTGTCCCGGTGGTGGTCATGGGACTTGGCTTCATCGGGCAGGAGATCGCCCGGGCGGCGCTTGCCTCCTCAGAGGTCGAGCTCATCGGCGCGGTGGACACCCATCCAGCGCTGGTGGGGCGTCCACTTTCGGATGTGCTCGGTCAGCCAGCATCCAAGCTGAAGGTGTCTGACTCGCTGGAGAAGGCGCTGGGGCGGCGCAAGGGCGGCGTGCTGCTGCACGCGACGGGCTCCCGGCTGCCGCACATCATGGACCAGCTCCTGGAGGCGCTGAAGCTGGGCGTGCCGGTGGTGTCCACGTGCGAGGAGCTGGCGTTTCCCTTCCTCAAGCACCCGGAGCTGGCCGAGACGCTGGAAAAGGCCGCGCAGGAGGCGGGCGTGGCGGTGCTGGGAACGGGGGTCAACCCAGGGTTCCTGATGGACCGGCTGGTGGCCACGGTGGGGCAGGCCTGCGGCCCGGTGCGCAAGGTCACCGTGACGCGGGTGGTGGATGCGCGCACCCGGCGCGAGGCGCTGCAGCGCAAGGTGGGCGCGGGGCTGTCGGAAGAAGAGTTTTTCGAGCTGGTGGACAAGGAGCAGCTGGGCCACGTGGGGCTCCTGGAGTCCGCGGCGCTCTGCGCGCTGGGGCTGGGGCTGGACTGTGACGACTACGAGGAGGAGGTGGCCCCGGTGTTCGCCGAGGAGGACATCTCCGGGGGCGCGTTTGCCGTGCGCCAGGGGCGGGTTGCGGGCATGTTCCAGTCGGTGGTGGGGTTCGAGGAAGGGCAGGAGCGGGTCAGGCTGGAGCTGACCATCGCCGTGGGGGCGGAGGACCCGAAGGACCGCATTGAAATCGATGCGGACCCACGGCTTGTTGTGGAAATCCCGGGGGGAGTGGCGGGGGACCGGGCCACCGCACATACGCTGGTGAATGCCGCACCACGCTTGACGGCCGCCGAGGCCGGGCTGCTGACCGTGCTCGAGCTTCCAGCCGGTCGCTAA
- a CDS encoding DUF58 domain-containing protein — translation MSLGRPVPTGLSVALLAAALVPAALAVASPVFGWLALALDVAVLGLCAVDFARAPRASDVAVQRTLEPILRSGVDNPVHLELTLHRAGPVRGEVRDEAPADVASRGHRHPFFLSPGQSPLRLTYAVRPLTRGDAHFGDLHLRLTGPLGLCARQVRVPAAQTVKVYPDLTALTQEALAMALAAEASSERSQRRPGEGREFESLREYHRGDDYRTIDWKASARRSRTMVRVYQPERNQPVLLLLDCGRHMAGQVDGRRKLDHAVDAALRVAKVGLDAGDLVGVLAFASEVRAYLPPRKGHEHLRLLTEALYRAEASFEESDYGLAYDFAFARTSRRTLVVLFTDLVDPSASGTLVTRTLMLRPRHLPVVASLMDEDLQAAATGLPRTPQEAYTRQAAARLEEDYRRTTVTLRDAGVLVVRAPAKGFGAAAINTYLHVKARGLL, via the coding sequence GTGAGCCTCGGCCGCCCCGTGCCCACCGGGCTGTCCGTGGCGCTGCTCGCCGCGGCGCTCGTCCCCGCGGCCCTCGCCGTGGCCAGCCCCGTGTTCGGCTGGCTGGCGCTCGCGCTCGACGTGGCGGTCCTGGGCCTGTGCGCGGTGGACTTCGCCCGGGCCCCCCGGGCTTCGGACGTGGCGGTCCAGCGAACCCTGGAGCCCATCCTCCGCTCCGGCGTGGACAACCCGGTGCACCTGGAGCTCACCCTCCACCGCGCGGGTCCCGTGCGCGGCGAGGTGCGGGACGAGGCCCCCGCGGACGTGGCGTCACGAGGCCACCGGCACCCCTTCTTCCTCTCCCCGGGCCAGAGCCCCCTGCGCCTCACCTATGCCGTGCGCCCCCTGACCCGCGGAGATGCGCACTTCGGAGACCTGCACCTGCGGCTCACCGGCCCCCTGGGGCTGTGCGCCCGCCAGGTGCGCGTGCCCGCCGCCCAAACGGTGAAGGTGTACCCGGACCTCACCGCGCTCACCCAAGAGGCGCTCGCGATGGCCCTTGCCGCGGAGGCCTCCTCGGAGCGCTCCCAGCGCCGGCCGGGCGAGGGCCGCGAGTTCGAGAGCCTGCGCGAGTACCACCGGGGAGACGACTACCGCACCATCGACTGGAAGGCCTCCGCGCGGCGCTCCCGCACCATGGTGCGCGTGTACCAGCCCGAGCGGAACCAGCCCGTCCTGCTGCTCTTGGACTGTGGACGCCACATGGCGGGGCAAGTGGACGGCCGCCGCAAGCTGGACCACGCGGTGGACGCGGCGCTGCGCGTGGCCAAGGTGGGGCTGGACGCGGGAGACCTGGTGGGGGTGCTGGCCTTCGCCAGCGAGGTGCGCGCCTACCTGCCGCCCCGCAAGGGCCACGAGCACCTGCGCCTGCTCACCGAAGCGCTCTACCGCGCCGAGGCCTCCTTCGAGGAGAGCGACTATGGCCTTGCCTACGATTTCGCCTTCGCGCGCACCTCGCGCCGCACCCTGGTGGTGCTCTTCACGGACCTGGTGGACCCCAGCGCCTCGGGCACCCTGGTGACACGCACCCTCATGCTGCGCCCGCGCCACCTGCCCGTCGTGGCCTCGCTCATGGATGAGGACCTTCAGGCCGCCGCCACCGGCCTGCCCCGGACACCGCAGGAGGCCTACACCCGGCAAGCCGCCGCGCGCCTGGAGGAGGACTACCGGCGCACCACGGTCACACTGCGAGACGCAGGCGTCCTCGTGGTGCGGGCCCCCGCCAAGGGCTTCGGTGCCGCGGCCATCAACACCTACCTGCACGTCAAGGCGCGCGGACTGCTCTGA
- a CDS encoding SNF2-related protein produces MRPRTDGDRILGAEVARGLKVEVEVSAAAAVVQGVAEPTRSLTPFHERLLAEELTVRSADSHQRLAGALSEAKVDLNPHQVEAAMFALDSLSRGGCMLADEVGLGKTIEAGLVIGQLMAEGKTRILILAPATLRAQWNSELREKFDLDSVLVDGRTVRATGNCFDQPFPVICSHPFAANKAAMVAEIPWDVVVIDEAHRLRNVYKAGHKTGQALRAALNGRPKLLLTATPLQNDLMELFGLMSLLDEQILGPEHAFRSRYQVDPEAGGLKEDAVTELKERLAPLVQRTLRRQVREYVRYTNRRSIVEDFAPSPEEQDLYEKVSEYLRRSEAAAIEPGKKTLLTLCYRKLLASSTYAIAPTLRRLAENLEKRLEAAKLGAQALALFEPEEVKQFAEEGEEWSDDPAKPANIRTLQNEMWELKQYADLADSIKVNAKGEALRRALDRTFTVMRAHQWPEKALIFTESKRTQQYLFNLLSDNGYRGKISLLSGDVASTPEERRALVEDFRHRMQILICTEAGAEGLNLQFCNLVVNYDLPWNPQRVEQRIGRCHRYGQQRDVLVINFLNRQNAADARLFELLEKKLNLFDGVFGASDEILGALESGVDFERRVLDIYQSCRHPDDINAAFDKLRSDMEQRISTRMTEMRSVVLERFDGDVRRRLRVAGDQAKEVLARRQQEARALTGSVLGSRASGRLQVAKAAYAVRDRTHDAISYLQLDAAGLPSRLARLAGSEGWWFAYKFELSGLKPEEKLVHLVLVKDRDGGFRALPLADGAHFVKLAAKQEKRRQPEAVSVTLVQEQALLAAKDELLRAAERRNALELDLAKERADRYAEDCLLESREALEHTREQWTEARKQVLLAEDPSERVKARAHADRLERDYRRRLASVRNEEEKRYASKDRSLADLAQKSKVTEKRSLIASAYFWLS; encoded by the coding sequence GTGCGTCCGCGAACGGATGGAGATCGCATCTTGGGTGCGGAGGTTGCACGGGGTTTGAAGGTCGAAGTCGAGGTCTCGGCGGCGGCGGCGGTGGTCCAGGGAGTGGCGGAGCCCACACGCTCCCTCACCCCCTTCCACGAGCGGTTGCTCGCGGAGGAGCTCACCGTCCGCAGCGCGGACTCGCACCAGCGGCTGGCCGGTGCGCTGTCCGAGGCGAAGGTGGACCTCAATCCGCATCAGGTCGAAGCGGCCATGTTCGCGCTCGACTCGCTGTCGCGCGGGGGCTGCATGCTCGCGGACGAGGTGGGGCTCGGGAAGACCATCGAGGCGGGGCTCGTCATCGGCCAGCTCATGGCCGAGGGCAAGACGCGCATCCTCATCCTCGCGCCGGCCACGCTGCGCGCGCAGTGGAACAGCGAGCTGCGGGAGAAGTTCGATCTGGACTCCGTGCTGGTGGACGGCCGCACCGTGCGGGCCACCGGCAACTGTTTCGATCAGCCCTTCCCCGTCATCTGCTCGCACCCGTTCGCCGCCAACAAGGCGGCGATGGTGGCGGAGATCCCCTGGGATGTGGTGGTCATCGACGAGGCGCACCGGCTGCGCAACGTCTACAAGGCCGGCCACAAGACGGGGCAGGCCCTGCGCGCCGCGCTCAACGGGCGCCCCAAGCTGCTGCTGACCGCCACCCCGCTCCAGAACGATCTCATGGAGCTGTTCGGGCTGATGTCGCTGCTGGATGAGCAGATCCTCGGGCCCGAGCACGCCTTCCGCAGCCGCTACCAGGTGGACCCGGAGGCCGGAGGGCTCAAGGAGGACGCCGTCACCGAGCTGAAGGAACGGCTGGCCCCCCTGGTGCAGCGCACGCTGCGGCGGCAGGTGCGCGAGTACGTGCGCTACACCAACCGGCGCAGCATCGTGGAGGACTTCGCCCCCTCGCCCGAAGAGCAGGACCTCTACGAGAAGGTGAGCGAGTACCTGCGCCGCTCGGAGGCGGCCGCCATCGAGCCGGGCAAGAAGACGCTGCTCACGCTCTGCTACCGCAAGCTCCTGGCCTCCTCCACCTACGCCATCGCGCCCACCCTGCGCCGGCTGGCGGAGAACCTGGAGAAGCGCCTGGAGGCGGCGAAGCTGGGCGCCCAGGCCCTGGCCCTCTTCGAGCCCGAGGAGGTGAAGCAGTTCGCCGAGGAGGGCGAGGAGTGGTCCGATGACCCGGCCAAGCCCGCCAACATCCGCACGCTCCAGAACGAGATGTGGGAGCTGAAGCAGTACGCGGACCTGGCGGACTCCATCAAGGTGAACGCCAAGGGCGAGGCGCTCCGGCGCGCCCTGGACCGCACCTTCACGGTGATGCGCGCCCACCAGTGGCCAGAGAAGGCGCTCATCTTCACCGAGTCCAAGCGCACGCAGCAGTACCTGTTCAACCTGCTGTCGGACAACGGCTACCGGGGGAAGATCTCCCTGCTGTCCGGAGACGTGGCCTCCACGCCCGAGGAGCGCCGCGCGCTGGTGGAGGACTTCCGCCACCGCATGCAGATCCTCATCTGCACCGAGGCGGGCGCCGAGGGGCTCAACCTCCAGTTCTGCAACCTGGTGGTGAACTACGACTTGCCGTGGAACCCGCAGCGCGTGGAGCAGCGCATCGGCCGGTGCCACCGCTACGGCCAGCAGCGGGACGTGCTCGTCATCAACTTCCTCAACCGGCAGAACGCGGCGGACGCGCGCCTGTTCGAGCTGCTGGAGAAGAAGCTCAACCTCTTCGACGGGGTGTTCGGCGCCTCGGATGAAATCCTGGGGGCGCTGGAGAGCGGCGTGGACTTCGAGCGGCGGGTGCTGGACATCTACCAGTCCTGCCGCCACCCGGACGACATCAACGCCGCCTTCGACAAGCTGCGCTCGGACATGGAGCAGCGCATCAGCACGCGCATGACCGAGATGCGCTCGGTGGTGCTGGAGCGCTTCGACGGGGACGTGCGGCGGCGGTTGCGGGTGGCGGGAGACCAGGCCAAGGAGGTGCTCGCGCGCAGGCAGCAGGAGGCCCGGGCCCTCACCGGCTCCGTGCTGGGCAGCCGCGCCTCGGGCCGGCTCCAGGTGGCCAAGGCCGCCTACGCGGTCCGCGACCGCACCCACGATGCCATCAGCTACCTCCAACTCGACGCGGCGGGGCTCCCCTCCCGGCTGGCGCGGCTGGCGGGCTCCGAGGGCTGGTGGTTCGCCTACAAGTTCGAGCTGTCGGGCCTCAAGCCCGAGGAGAAGCTCGTCCACCTGGTGCTGGTGAAGGACCGGGACGGCGGGTTCCGGGCGCTTCCGCTGGCGGACGGGGCCCACTTCGTGAAGCTGGCGGCGAAGCAGGAGAAGCGCCGCCAACCCGAGGCGGTGTCCGTCACGCTGGTGCAGGAGCAGGCCCTGCTGGCCGCCAAGGACGAGCTGCTCCGCGCCGCCGAGCGGCGCAACGCGCTGGAGCTGGATCTGGCCAAGGAGCGCGCGGACCGCTACGCCGAGGACTGCTTGCTGGAGTCGCGGGAGGCGCTGGAGCACACGCGCGAGCAGTGGACGGAGGCGCGCAAGCAGGTGCTCCTGGCGGAGGATCCCTCGGAGCGCGTGAAGGCCCGCGCGCATGCGGACCGGCTGGAGCGAGACTACCGCCGGCGCCTCGCCTCGGTGCGCAACGAGGAAGAGAAGCGCTACGCGTCCAAGGACCGCTCGCTGGCGGACCTGGCCCAGAAGTCCAAGGTGACCGAGAAGCGCTCGCTCATCGCCTCCGCCTACTTCTGGCTGAGCTGA